A genomic segment from Glycine soja cultivar W05 chromosome 20, ASM419377v2, whole genome shotgun sequence encodes:
- the LOC114402775 gene encoding linoleate 13S-lipoxygenase 2-1, chloroplastic-like — translation MWCVPQCLKPGMATSSGKTNTKSQNVNVNVKAIVTIEQSNGGLLLNLINSAVDGIKELAGKTLVLELVSDELDPKTNLERKTIKGNARKTEEKENEVLYEATFELAAEFGKVGAVLVENEQHNEIFLKSIVFDGFPDGPVHLTCDSWVQPMHDNPVKRVFFTDKSYLCSQTPSGLRRLREEELKLLRGNGEGERKSSDRIYDYGVYNDLGDPGSNIDLKRPILGGSKQYPYPRRCRTGREHSDSDPSYEKRSSSFYVPRDETFSEVKQSQFTKTTISSGVSAVLESLDAILTDQNLGFRSFEDIDTIYKEGFKLSPLKENGLNFLQRVIPRLIKAANDSQNLLRFDTPETVKRDRFFWFSDEEFARETLAGVNPYSIQLVKEWPLRSKLESQIYGPPESAITREVIQPHIIGYGTIEEAIKEKKLYMLDYHDLLLPYVSKVREIKDTTLYGSRTLFFLTEQGTLKPLAIELTRPPMDGKPQWKQVFTPASHSTNLWLWRLAKAHVLAHDAGVHELINHWLRTHAVMEPFVVATNRQLSSMHPIYKLLHPHLRYTLAINSLAREILINANGIIEKSFSPNKYSMELSSVAYDQLWQFDLQALPNDLIYRGMAVVDPNAPHGLKLTIEDYPFANDGLLIWDSIKQWVTDYVNHYYPTPSIIESDQELQAWWTEIRTVGHGDKSEEPWWPNLKTPKDLIDTITTIAWTASAHHAAVNFTQYTYGGYFPNRPNIVRTKIPTEDPSKEEWETFLNNPEQTLLECFPSQIQATTMMVVFNILSYHSPDEEYIGQYLKPSWTEDPTVKAAYEKFNGRLKEIEGIIDSRNADCNMKNRHGVGVVPYEQMKPFSGPGITGKGIPYSVSI, via the exons AAACAAacttagagagaaaaacaataaaaggtAATGCACGCAAGACCGAGGAAAAAGAGAATGAGGTGCTTTATGAGGCCACATTTGAGTTAGCAGCAGAGTTCGGGAAAGTGGGTGCTGTTTTGGTTGAGAATGAACAACACAatgagatatttttaaaaagcatAGTCTTTGATGGCTTCCCTGATGGCCCTGTGCACCTCACCTGTGATTCATGGGTTCAGCCCATGCATGATAATCCTGTGAAGAGAGTCTTCTTCACCGATAAG TCATACTTGTGTTCACAAACACCAAGTGGATTGAGAAGGTTGAGGGAAGAGGAATTGAAGCTACTAAGagggaatggagaaggagaacgCAAGAGCTCGGATAGAATATATGATTATGGTGTGTACAATGATCTTGGGGATCCTGGTTCTAACATTGACCTCAAAAGGCCTATTCTAGGTGGCTCCAAACAATATCCATATCCAAGACGATGTCGTACCGGTCGAGAACATTCTGATTCAG ACCCATCATATgagaagagaagttcaagtttcTATGTTCCTCGTGATGAGACATTTTCTGAAGTAAAACAGTCACAGTTTACTAAGACCACAATATCCTCAGGAGTGAGTGCAGTTTTAGAATCCTTGGATGCAATTCTCACTGACCAAAATCTTGGATTCAGAAGCTTCGAAGACATAGACACGATCTACAAAGAAGGATTTAAGTTATCACCTCTTAAAGAAAATGGCCTAAATTTCCTCCAAAGAGTCATTCCCAGGTTGATCAAGGCTGCTAATGATAGCCAAAACCTTTTGCGCTTTGATACACCAGAGACAGTTAAAA GGGACAGATTCTTTTGGTTTTCAGATGAGGAATTTGCTAGGGAGACTTTAGCAGGGGTAAACCCATATAGTATCCAATTAGTCAAG GAATGGCCTCTAAGAAGTAAACTTGAATCCCAAATCTATGGTCCACCAGAATCAGCTATCACCAGAGAAGTCATCCAACCACATATAATTGGTTATGGCACCATTGAAGAG gccattaaagagaagaaGTTGTACATGTTAGACTATCATGATCTATTGCTACCATATGTAAGCAAAGTGAGAGAGATTAAAGACACCACACTATATGGATCACGGACACTATTCTTCCTTACTGAACAAGGAACATTGAAGCCACTAGCTATTGAGCTCACTAGGCCACCTATGGATGGCAAGCCACAATGGAAGCAAGTCTTCACTCCTGCTTCTCATTCAACCAATCTTTGGCTTTGGAGGCTTGCCAAAGCTCATGTTCTTGCCCATGATGCTGGTGTTCATGAACTTATAAATCATTG GTTAAGAACTCATGCTGTGATGGAACCCTTTGTCGTTGCAACAAATAGGCAACTTAGTTCCATGCATCCAATCTACAAATTACTGCATCCACATTTGAGATACACTTTGGCTATCAATTCACTTGCCCGTGAAATTCTTATCAATGCAAATGGGATCATTGAAAAATcattctcacctaataaatattCAATGGAGTTAAGCTCCGTGGCATATGATCAACTTTGGCAATTTGATTTGCAAGCTCTTCCCAATGATCTTATTTATAG AGGAATGGCTGTGGTAGATCCAAATGCACCACATGGCCTAAAGCTAACAATTGAAGACTACCCTTTTGCCAATGATGGTCTTCTCATATGGGATAGCATCAAACAGTGGGTGACTGACTATGTCAACCATTACTATCCAACCCCAAGCATCATAGAATCTGACCAAGAGCTCCAAGCATGGTGGACAGAAATCAGAACAGTAGGTCATGGAGACAAATCTGAAGAACCATGGTGGCCAAATCTCAAAACACCAAAAGACCTAATTGACACCATCACCACTATAGCTTGGACGGCGTCAGCTCATCATGCAGCTgttaactttacccaatatacTTATGGAGGCTATTTTCCTAATCGACCGAACATTGTTAGAACCAAAATACCCACAGAAGACCCTTCTAAGGAAGAGTGGGAAACTTTTCTAAACAACCCTGAGCAAACTCTTTTGGAGTGTTTCCCATCACAAATCCAAGCAACTACAATGATGGTAGTTTTTAACATACTATCATATCATTCCCCAGATGAAGAGTATATTGGGCAATACTTGAAGCCATCATGGACTGAGGATCCAACTGTAAAGGCAGCCTATGAAAAGTTCAATGGGAGACTGAAGGAAATTGAAGGCATTATAGACTCAAGGAATGCAGATTGTAATATGAAAAATAGACATGGTGTTGGCGTGGTGCCTTATGAGCAGATGAAGCCATTTTCAGGACCTGGAATCACTGGAAAAGGAATTCCATATAGTGTATCCATTTAA